One genomic region from Culicoidibacter larvae encodes:
- a CDS encoding DEAD/DEAH box helicase: MGEISYGRLSETADYGAQAIDIRVENKSGHYICRRCGNQNQALFGAHYCLRCEKQCLYCRQCIAFGKIRECSQLYVKTPPHIKQQVHLGINLKLSAAQQKISDALLTSLHGAQKHFIWSVAGSGKTEMTFQLVIAALQQGKNICWAIPRRDIVIEIYERFKAAFIGVDIIALYGGSPMNKQFAPLVVSTTHQLLHFHQAFDLIIVDEHDAFPYKGTDFLEYAVQQSLAPEGSIVLLSATPSSKVRRQLRNVGYQFHILPARYHGFALPEPRIKLYTLPANKVPAIVRRWLQKQLASKRPILLFAPSIKSAEWLQRVLQPQFSAVESVHSQDEDRNQKIADFRDGAIAILVTTTILERGITIANVAVGVFNSQEAIFDEAALVQIAGRVGRKIEFPTGEIVFFASACSYQMLRACWHIKEMNRKARKLEMLHE; encoded by the coding sequence ATGGGAGAAATAAGCTATGGGCGCCTAAGTGAGACTGCAGATTATGGAGCGCAAGCAATTGATATCCGAGTGGAAAATAAGTCAGGACACTATATTTGCAGACGCTGCGGGAATCAGAACCAAGCTTTGTTTGGCGCGCACTATTGTCTGCGGTGCGAAAAGCAATGCCTGTATTGCCGGCAGTGCATTGCTTTCGGTAAAATTCGGGAATGCAGCCAGCTCTACGTTAAAACGCCGCCACATATAAAACAGCAAGTGCACCTCGGCATCAATCTCAAACTTTCCGCTGCTCAGCAGAAAATATCTGATGCCCTTCTGACCAGCCTACACGGCGCTCAGAAACATTTTATATGGAGTGTCGCTGGCAGCGGTAAAACAGAAATGACCTTCCAGCTGGTAATAGCCGCATTGCAGCAAGGAAAAAATATCTGCTGGGCAATACCGCGGCGCGATATCGTTATTGAAATATATGAACGCTTTAAAGCTGCCTTCATAGGTGTGGATATCATTGCGCTTTACGGCGGTAGCCCAATGAATAAGCAGTTCGCACCGCTAGTCGTATCAACAACCCATCAATTGCTGCACTTCCATCAGGCTTTTGATCTCATCATCGTTGATGAACACGATGCCTTTCCGTACAAAGGCACTGACTTTCTTGAATATGCTGTCCAGCAATCACTGGCTCCTGAGGGGAGCATCGTCTTGCTTTCGGCAACACCCTCATCGAAAGTGCGCCGCCAACTACGCAATGTCGGTTACCAGTTTCATATTCTGCCTGCAAGATACCATGGCTTTGCCTTACCGGAACCTAGAATAAAACTCTATACTTTACCGGCGAATAAAGTGCCGGCAATTGTACGGCGCTGGCTGCAAAAACAGCTTGCCAGCAAACGACCGATTCTTTTGTTTGCACCGTCAATTAAAAGCGCCGAGTGGCTGCAACGTGTATTGCAGCCACAATTTTCAGCAGTCGAATCAGTTCACTCACAAGATGAAGACCGGAATCAAAAAATTGCTGATTTTCGTGATGGAGCAATTGCTATTCTGGTGACGACTACAATCTTGGAGCGCGGAATTACCATTGCTAATGTTGCTGTTGGCGTTTTCAACAGTCAGGAAGCAATTTTTGATGAGGCGGCACTGGTGCAGATAGCGGGACGGGTTGGTAGAAAGATTGAGTTTCCAACCGGTGAGATTGTATTTTTTGCCAGTGCCTGTTCCTATCAAATGTTGAGAGCCTGTTGGCATATTAAAGAAATGAATCGCAAGGCCAGAAAGCTTGAGATGTTGCATGAATGA
- a CDS encoding GRP family sugar transporter, translated as MAIMIALLPALLWGIIPLLITKIGGSIRQQIIGITSGALIFAGITFFFTSPVYTLQIILISFLTGFMWTVGQIYQLKAFKLIGVSRAMPLSTGMQLIGTALVGVVAFGEWNTPFRLITGAIAILLIIGGVFLTAFTEASQSETSGLMRRGLMMLALSSLGYILYVVTLQAFAIDGISAILPQAIGMVVSAFLMTMRNTEENTEAIFTKRTLLLTLPGISWASGNIAMIYANSLVGVATGFSLSQLGVIISTLGAVFLFKEEKTKKELLFVIAGVLLVAIGGVVIGLTK; from the coding sequence ATGGCTATTATGATCGCTCTGCTACCGGCATTGCTTTGGGGAATTATCCCGCTGCTTATCACCAAAATCGGTGGTTCAATCCGCCAACAAATTATTGGTATAACCAGTGGCGCACTTATTTTTGCAGGTATTACTTTTTTCTTTACTAGTCCTGTATATACTTTGCAAATTATATTAATCAGCTTCCTTACCGGATTCATGTGGACGGTCGGCCAGATTTACCAATTAAAGGCTTTCAAATTGATTGGTGTTTCCCGAGCGATGCCACTTTCAACCGGTATGCAGCTTATCGGTACAGCTTTAGTAGGTGTGGTAGCATTTGGTGAATGGAATACTCCTTTTCGCTTGATAACCGGAGCAATAGCCATCTTACTAATCATTGGCGGTGTCTTTTTAACTGCTTTTACTGAAGCCAGCCAAAGTGAAACCAGCGGCTTGATGCGACGTGGCTTAATGATGTTAGCATTGTCATCACTAGGTTATATTTTATATGTGGTAACCTTGCAAGCCTTTGCTATCGATGGTATAAGTGCAATTCTGCCGCAAGCAATCGGTATGGTGGTCAGTGCTTTCTTGATGACCATGAGAAACACTGAGGAAAATACCGAGGCTATTTTCACCAAAAGAACGCTGCTGCTTACCTTGCCTGGTATTTCATGGGCAAGCGGGAATATAGCAATGATTTATGCTAATAGTCTGGTAGGGGTTGCAACCGGATTTTCACTTTCGCAACTTGGAGTTATTATCTCAACCTTAGGCGCAGTGTTCCTCTTTAAAGAAGAAAAAACTAAAAAGGAATTACTTTTCGTAATTGCCGGTGTGCTGTTAGTTGCCATTGGCGGAGTAGTTATCGGACTTACTAAATAA
- a CDS encoding ABC transporter permease, which translates to MKTKLFQKNLIIYELYNTFGNFFAVFFGGIFPIVMTIIFIAAFSSQAGAFKDALATQIFISNASMIPLALVFVGFSSTFSQELEQGVTQRMNLFGYSNVSMLSAKLIANLIVVTIGYILYTLVVCLAFPVLAPTVFSAVLLIASLYIMTILFFVLAYGIAMLTKRFGPCYAITMTIYFSSMILSGMMGLTQEMMPAPMKFLANLLPTAHIAQDFPKIWQSTSYNFMPFLQSMIFLAAVSGIVLAVALYRNRRL; encoded by the coding sequence ATGAAAACTAAACTTTTCCAAAAAAACTTAATCATTTACGAACTTTATAATACATTTGGTAATTTCTTTGCCGTTTTCTTCGGCGGGATATTTCCAATCGTCATGACAATTATCTTTATTGCTGCCTTTAGTTCGCAAGCGGGAGCCTTTAAAGATGCATTAGCAACGCAGATATTTATCAGCAATGCTTCGATGATTCCTTTAGCATTAGTGTTCGTAGGATTTTCGTCAACATTCTCGCAAGAACTGGAACAAGGTGTCACGCAAAGAATGAATTTATTTGGCTACAGTAATGTTTCAATGTTATCAGCTAAATTAATTGCTAACCTAATTGTAGTTACAATCGGATACATCCTTTATACATTAGTAGTTTGCCTGGCCTTTCCAGTACTTGCGCCAACAGTATTCAGTGCGGTGCTATTAATTGCTTCACTTTATATAATGACGATTTTATTTTTTGTGCTGGCATACGGGATTGCTATGCTTACCAAAAGATTTGGTCCATGCTATGCAATCACGATGACTATCTACTTTAGCTCAATGATTCTTTCGGGAATGATGGGACTTACTCAAGAAATGATGCCGGCACCAATGAAGTTTCTGGCCAACTTATTACCAACAGCTCATATTGCACAAGATTTCCCTAAAATATGGCAGAGCACAAGCTACAATTTCATGCCATTTTTGCAATCAATGATTTTCCTGGCCGCAGTATCAGGCATTGTTTTGGCGGTCGCACTTTATCGAAATCGCCGCCTATAA
- a CDS encoding ATP-binding cassette domain-containing protein, with translation MITIQNLTVTFKDQKALDIQRPITFNSGDRIGIIGANGAGKSTMINACLGLVPYSGSIDSSVRPEQMAVHLQANTYSELMPISKVIETILNTKIKNNEKLQELIAFFDFEASLKKKYKNLSGGQKQRLTLILVLMQDAPITFFDEVTSGLDFETRQQLMQKVRAWYQGKNATICLVSHYYDELEQLVNKILILDKGKVVDFDYTTELFAKYCGYSVIVLDRTPKHEAEINKRDEIYGPDHLIVLGCQDKDHEQEIAKHLIDKNINFKRSNSDIEIMSYNAILNNNGGKRYEN, from the coding sequence ATGATTACTATTCAAAACTTAACCGTTACATTTAAAGATCAAAAAGCATTAGATATCCAACGACCAATCACTTTTAACTCTGGTGATAGAATTGGTATAATTGGCGCCAATGGTGCCGGGAAAAGCACAATGATTAATGCTTGTCTTGGTTTAGTACCATATTCAGGAAGTATTGATTCAAGTGTACGGCCGGAACAAATGGCAGTCCATCTACAAGCAAATACTTATAGTGAACTTATGCCGATATCTAAAGTTATAGAAACAATTTTAAATACTAAAATTAAGAACAATGAGAAACTTCAGGAATTAATTGCTTTCTTCGATTTTGAGGCATCACTTAAAAAGAAGTATAAAAATTTATCTGGTGGACAAAAACAACGGCTCACATTGATTTTGGTACTTATGCAAGATGCCCCGATTACTTTCTTTGATGAGGTAACTTCAGGCCTTGATTTTGAAACCCGGCAACAATTAATGCAAAAAGTTCGAGCATGGTATCAAGGTAAGAATGCGACTATTTGCCTGGTCTCGCATTACTATGATGAATTAGAACAATTAGTTAATAAAATCTTGATTTTGGATAAAGGTAAGGTTGTTGATTTCGATTATACAACAGAGCTTTTTGCGAAGTATTGTGGGTATTCGGTTATTGTTTTAGACCGTACACCAAAGCATGAGGCAGAAATTAATAAGCGTGATGAAATTTATGGACCGGATCATCTGATTGTACTTGGCTGTCAAGATAAAGACCATGAACAAGAAATCGCCAAGCATCTCATTGATAAAAACATTAACTTTAAACGCTCTAACAGCGATATTGAAATCATGTCGTACAATGCAATCTTGAATAACAATGGAGGTAAACGTTATGAAAACTAA
- a CDS encoding HAMP domain-containing sensor histidine kinase has protein sequence MKLSQRVFLYSGLMAMIISTFIIAYFILMLPSLYVDYRHTQDLQTVYDLQEQYKTNDSCIVSGVEVGNTNYFTARIPKAGYTVAVCSAFGSFNVTLTDEDLKATFDAIRSYPYKDLDLDNIDFETLKSDLKLDNLQNKFNFSGAEFGVEFSEFKQGFAIEDFSEGTTIIHSSSASSFVMESGVKSDTVGYTNYVGMTSSDDAMFLTMSSTVTPQLTELMPIIIQSLPMITLLVILLVIISAFIFSRLLAKPIERMAKYAKTMQNDVSNAPLIPEGKDDEFGTLARTLNQLYTHLGKSIQELQVQNELLLEQKERQQLFVMASSHQLKTPVAAALLLVDGMIDGVGKYKDKEQYLGEVKRELLSMRKIIDEILSLTQVEQNQVEAVDIKVAEFTTTIIQQHETQIKDKQLVVQQDEMNLQVVSDPTLLFQIIDNVLTNAVKYTESKGIIKIYQSGRKLCIFNSGETIPESLLKNIFEPFIRSQVTTVKGHGLGLYIAAYYSNILNIELTIQNHDAGVLACINFREDNE, from the coding sequence ATGAAATTATCACAACGAGTATTTCTATATAGTGGCTTGATGGCGATGATTATTTCAACTTTCATTATTGCTTACTTTATATTGATGCTTCCATCTTTATATGTTGACTATCGCCATACTCAAGATTTGCAAACAGTTTATGACTTGCAGGAACAATATAAAACCAATGATTCTTGTATTGTATCCGGTGTTGAGGTCGGGAACACAAACTATTTTACTGCCCGTATCCCTAAAGCCGGTTATACAGTAGCGGTTTGCTCGGCATTCGGTTCATTTAATGTAACCCTTACCGATGAGGATTTAAAAGCTACTTTTGACGCAATCCGCAGCTATCCATATAAAGATCTTGATTTAGATAATATTGATTTTGAAACGCTGAAAAGTGATTTAAAATTGGATAACCTGCAAAATAAATTTAACTTTAGCGGTGCCGAATTTGGTGTTGAATTTTCGGAATTTAAACAAGGATTCGCTATTGAAGATTTTAGTGAAGGCACGACAATTATTCATAGTTCAAGTGCATCGAGTTTTGTTATGGAATCCGGGGTGAAATCGGACACTGTGGGCTATACCAATTATGTCGGTATGACCAGTAGTGATGATGCTATGTTCTTAACAATGTCATCAACAGTAACACCGCAGCTGACTGAACTGATGCCAATTATTATTCAGAGCTTGCCAATGATTACCCTTTTAGTAATTTTACTGGTGATTATCAGTGCCTTTATTTTTAGTCGGTTATTGGCTAAGCCGATTGAGCGAATGGCGAAGTACGCGAAAACGATGCAAAATGATGTTAGTAATGCCCCGCTTATTCCTGAAGGAAAAGATGATGAATTTGGCACGTTGGCACGAACCTTGAATCAATTATATACCCATCTTGGTAAATCAATTCAAGAACTGCAGGTGCAAAATGAATTATTGCTTGAACAAAAAGAACGGCAACAATTATTTGTTATGGCTTCTTCACACCAATTGAAGACCCCGGTAGCGGCAGCCTTATTACTTGTTGACGGTATGATCGATGGTGTAGGTAAATACAAAGATAAAGAACAATATCTTGGTGAAGTGAAGCGGGAACTCTTGTCAATGCGTAAGATTATTGATGAAATTTTGTCGCTCACCCAAGTAGAACAAAATCAAGTTGAAGCGGTTGATATTAAAGTTGCTGAATTTACAACAACAATTATTCAACAACACGAAACCCAAATCAAAGATAAGCAACTTGTAGTTCAACAAGATGAGATGAACTTGCAAGTAGTATCAGACCCAACGCTATTGTTTCAGATTATTGATAATGTCCTGACTAATGCGGTGAAATATACTGAAAGCAAAGGAATAATTAAAATATATCAAAGCGGTCGAAAATTATGTATCTTTAACTCTGGTGAGACAATACCGGAAAGTTTGTTGAAAAATATTTTCGAACCATTTATCAGATCGCAAGTGACAACCGTAAAAGGGCATGGTTTAGGGCTCTATATAGCAGCGTATTACAGCAATATTTTAAACATAGAATTAACAATACAAAACCATGATGCGGGAGTATTAGCCTGTATTAACTTCAGAGAGGATAATGAATAA
- a CDS encoding response regulator transcription factor, translating to MTRVLFLEDEPTIADVTLEYMKMQDYIVDHVADGTSAIEALKKSRYDVAVLDIMVPEKSGLEVLQYIKEQFPETLTIMLTALADEQTQIKAFNLYADDYVIKPFSPIVLLKRIEAILRRGKQSAVIDEHGLVIDELGYQAYYDGENLQLTLTEFLLLQTLNSQPKRVFSREMLLERIFPDDYFANDRVIDAHIKNLRKKLPYNFVKTITGIGYQFQSEV from the coding sequence ATGACAAGAGTTTTATTTTTAGAGGACGAGCCTACTATTGCTGATGTGACGCTCGAATATATGAAGATGCAAGATTATATAGTAGACCATGTTGCTGATGGGACTAGTGCTATTGAGGCATTGAAAAAGAGTCGTTATGATGTCGCAGTTTTGGATATTATGGTTCCAGAAAAAAGTGGGCTAGAAGTGTTGCAATATATTAAAGAGCAGTTCCCGGAAACATTAACTATTATGTTAACCGCGCTGGCAGATGAACAAACGCAAATTAAGGCGTTTAATTTATATGCGGATGATTATGTTATCAAGCCATTCTCACCGATTGTTTTATTAAAGCGAATTGAGGCGATTTTACGACGGGGTAAACAGAGTGCAGTCATTGATGAGCATGGTTTAGTTATTGATGAACTTGGCTATCAAGCTTATTATGATGGTGAAAATTTGCAGCTGACATTAACAGAGTTTTTGTTATTACAGACACTTAACAGTCAGCCCAAACGAGTTTTTTCAAGAGAAATGTTATTAGAACGAATTTTTCCTGATGACTATTTTGCCAATGATCGGGTTATTGACGCGCACATTAAGAATCTGCGTAAAAAACTGCCATATAATTTTGTTAAAACAATAACCGGAATTGGTTATCAATTTCAAAGTGAGGTATAG
- a CDS encoding DegV family protein — translation MKKFAYIMDSTLAVSPDQFADLNVTVQPLYVIVNNQPSKDLYEISATEFYSALEEGLLASTSQPSAGEFLETYERLKADGYTDIFVFTIAGKLSGTNQSAQSAQSMIDGINIHVIDTNTTTAIGSLVVKDVIAFAESNQDPQAVIDYAHDAFDRVEILVYVDNLDALKRGGRISAAQAAIGGLLQIKPLLSVNNGVIEVATKERTFKKAIRKVVELSEKRPIEKVVLLHSSKDDLLQAIEASFKEVYPDITYEVADLSPVVGVHIGPHACGLGILYKK, via the coding sequence ATGAAAAAATTCGCATATATTATGGACTCAACACTGGCAGTATCACCAGATCAATTTGCTGATTTAAATGTTACCGTCCAGCCATTATACGTTATTGTAAATAATCAACCTTCAAAGGATTTATATGAAATATCAGCTACAGAATTTTACTCAGCGTTGGAAGAAGGGCTTCTGGCTTCGACTTCTCAACCATCAGCAGGAGAGTTCTTAGAAACATATGAGCGATTAAAGGCTGATGGTTATACCGATATTTTTGTTTTTACTATCGCGGGAAAATTGAGTGGAACAAATCAATCAGCGCAATCAGCACAAAGTATGATTGACGGTATTAATATTCATGTGATTGATACCAATACAACAACGGCTATTGGTTCGCTTGTTGTAAAAGATGTTATTGCTTTTGCGGAAAGTAATCAAGACCCGCAAGCGGTTATTGATTACGCTCATGATGCATTTGATCGGGTAGAAATACTTGTCTATGTAGATAACTTAGATGCTTTAAAGCGTGGCGGACGTATTAGCGCAGCCCAGGCAGCAATCGGCGGCTTATTGCAAATTAAGCCATTGCTGTCTGTAAATAATGGTGTTATTGAAGTCGCGACGAAGGAGCGTACTTTTAAGAAAGCAATTCGCAAGGTTGTTGAATTATCGGAGAAACGACCAATTGAAAAAGTGGTTTTACTGCATTCAAGTAAGGATGATTTATTGCAGGCGATTGAAGCCAGCTTTAAAGAAGTCTATCCGGATATCACTTATGAAGTTGCCGATTTAAGTCCGGTTGTTGGCGTACATATTGGTCCACATGCATGCGGACTGGGAATTTTATATAAAAAGTAA
- a CDS encoding LCP family protein, which yields MRNQRNFEEDHYNDQPRRPKKTRVRKGRVFFTILSLILVVGIFSAGGFIAYTAYNAWSTWQGIVDPNQTSPNIDVSNEPFTVLFIGVNTTEEGSTLENGLADSLILAAINPQTKQADLISIPRDTYMQITCEDNYRDKVTHSGAGGTQCIVDTLSQFFEIPIDYYFKIDFAGFMSIVDALGGVEMDVPDLREGFAQWPGMDDYPPPPDEMIDGQQWCEQNSKGEIYTICFNQFGMQTLDGEHALAVARTRHYDNDQGRSARQAELIKAIAKKMVSFNGIANLNSVLNTAKDYMSTNIGPNQIANFFSLAQQVLSDSGNDADNFAMRTLQVQTSDYMFYGDMGYASYGEPNLANVQAIIDELNIILGKSPLVIDPNFKYNVNTDYPQPLIYEDFNDTSSSDDYE from the coding sequence ATGCGAAATCAAAGAAACTTCGAAGAAGATCATTACAATGATCAGCCAAGACGACCTAAAAAAACGCGGGTCCGCAAAGGCCGAGTATTCTTTACTATATTATCATTAATACTTGTTGTTGGTATTTTTTCTGCCGGTGGTTTTATTGCTTATACGGCATACAACGCCTGGTCAACTTGGCAAGGTATTGTCGATCCTAATCAGACCAGTCCCAATATTGACGTCAGTAATGAACCGTTTACTGTTTTATTCATTGGTGTAAACACCACTGAAGAAGGCAGTACTTTAGAGAATGGATTAGCTGACTCATTGATTCTGGCGGCAATTAATCCCCAAACTAAGCAGGCTGATTTAATCAGTATTCCGCGGGATACTTATATGCAAATAACTTGTGAAGACAATTACCGCGATAAAGTGACTCACAGCGGCGCCGGCGGTACTCAGTGTATTGTAGACACCTTAAGTCAGTTCTTCGAAATTCCGATAGATTATTATTTCAAAATTGACTTCGCCGGCTTTATGTCGATTGTTGATGCCTTAGGCGGCGTTGAAATGGATGTCCCGGACTTGCGCGAAGGATTTGCCCAATGGCCAGGAATGGACGACTATCCACCGCCACCGGATGAAATGATTGATGGTCAGCAGTGGTGTGAACAAAACAGTAAAGGCGAAATCTACACGATTTGTTTCAACCAATTTGGGATGCAGACGCTTGATGGCGAGCATGCCTTAGCAGTGGCACGGACCCGTCATTACGATAATGACCAAGGACGAAGCGCACGGCAAGCAGAACTAATTAAAGCGATTGCTAAAAAGATGGTCAGTTTTAATGGAATTGCTAACCTCAACTCAGTATTGAACACAGCAAAGGACTACATGTCAACCAACATTGGTCCTAATCAAATCGCTAACTTCTTCAGTCTTGCTCAGCAAGTGTTGAGTGACTCGGGAAATGATGCTGATAACTTCGCAATGCGCACATTACAAGTTCAAACCAGCGATTATATGTTCTACGGTGATATGGGCTATGCGTCATATGGCGAACCCAACCTCGCCAATGTGCAGGCAATCATTGATGAGCTGAACATTATTCTTGGCAAATCACCACTAGTGATTGATCCGAATTTTAAATACAATGTAAATACTGATTATCCGCAACCACTTATCTACGAAGATTTTAATGATACTAGTAGTTCTGATGATTATGAATAA
- a CDS encoding DUF6585 family protein, which produces MAEDKKAADTKESVAKTESTAKETVENKESKKTSTSTKKTTKKTTTKKPAQKKATKSDATKKAKAPGKAATKKTKADEPEKVVDITEKTDEQVTDAKGVVTTTEAAETKPAAKEAVGTSAKAEVKESSAEQKQTTDEIEPSAVAVFFATTGKKAKELAATTSNKTKELAANAKNKYKQFQDERAAKKAAEAQTTGNTVEKPVTEAKAVTEAEKKKEDKTDKPVNEKVSLKKATAMEDTGMGKVDSKITLDEKDPIIVRSNYFLYAIRIVILVIVLYFVAIALSFFPQDLLAAAEEKMPSYYGLAMMAHNLVMFAIVLVIISQIVAMFNTIKVYKNHIVIKKYFFWERHFNIKEVQDIRWIKRVYYAGFLIPIRNYYEVVIINQDKKYHLLGMRYVGLQNALSAFDDAWLEYKMTRALNKIADNKQLSFADALTVTERGINCEGTLILWSEVARVEVVKSEVLVEVKNQNIIYRNFIDKVRDVSLLIMLADYFTA; this is translated from the coding sequence ATGGCTGAGGATAAAAAAGCAGCTGATACAAAAGAGTCAGTTGCTAAAACTGAATCAACTGCAAAAGAAACGGTAGAAAATAAAGAAAGCAAAAAAACGTCGACAAGTACAAAAAAAACAACTAAGAAAACAACAACGAAGAAGCCGGCGCAGAAGAAAGCAACCAAGTCTGATGCTACTAAAAAAGCTAAAGCACCGGGTAAAGCCGCTACAAAAAAAACAAAAGCGGATGAACCAGAAAAAGTTGTTGATATAACTGAAAAGACGGATGAACAAGTAACCGATGCAAAAGGTGTTGTGACTACCACTGAAGCAGCGGAAACTAAGCCAGCGGCTAAGGAAGCAGTAGGGACATCAGCAAAAGCTGAAGTGAAAGAAAGTTCGGCTGAACAGAAGCAAACAACCGATGAGATAGAACCGTCTGCAGTAGCAGTGTTCTTTGCAACTACCGGTAAAAAAGCCAAAGAACTGGCGGCGACTACAAGTAACAAAACTAAAGAATTGGCTGCAAATGCTAAGAATAAATATAAACAATTCCAAGATGAACGTGCTGCCAAGAAAGCAGCAGAAGCCCAAACTACCGGCAACACTGTTGAAAAGCCAGTGACTGAGGCGAAAGCTGTGACAGAAGCAGAAAAGAAAAAAGAGGATAAAACAGATAAACCAGTAAATGAAAAAGTTTCTTTGAAAAAAGCAACAGCAATGGAGGACACTGGCATGGGCAAGGTGGATAGCAAAATTACCCTGGATGAAAAAGACCCGATTATTGTTCGCAGTAATTATTTTCTCTATGCCATTCGCATTGTGATTTTAGTAATCGTCCTGTATTTTGTGGCTATTGCGTTGTCGTTCTTCCCACAAGATTTGCTGGCAGCAGCTGAAGAGAAAATGCCATCGTATTATGGACTTGCAATGATGGCTCACAATCTGGTTATGTTTGCAATTGTATTAGTCATTATATCGCAAATTGTTGCTATGTTTAATACAATTAAAGTATATAAAAATCATATTGTTATTAAGAAATACTTCTTTTGGGAACGTCACTTCAATATTAAAGAAGTACAAGATATTCGTTGGATTAAACGCGTTTATTACGCTGGATTCTTAATCCCGATTCGTAACTACTATGAAGTGGTTATTATTAACCAAGATAAAAAATACCATCTTCTGGGAATGCGCTACGTAGGCTTACAAAATGCCCTTTCAGCATTTGATGATGCTTGGCTTGAATATAAAATGACTCGTGCACTCAATAAAATTGCTGATAACAAACAACTTAGTTTTGCAGATGCACTAACGGTTACTGAGCGTGGTATCAACTGCGAAGGTACATTGATACTCTGGAGCGAAGTAGCCCGGGTTGAAGTCGTAAAAAGTGAAGTCCTCGTTGAAGTAAAAAATCAAAACATTATCTATCGCAATTTTATTGATAAAGTACGGGACGTTTCATTACTAATTATGTTAGCAGATTACTTTACCGCATAG
- a CDS encoding LCP family protein, with product MAKNNMSRRNRKSNQYEDHDDLNVAFYLDELDDDELDELEDEIYESRGRRSRKSGKRKENRTHNSKQYVEPKKKKKRRFFRMRNIVAAALAILLLTQLPAIIGLFSAFEWRTFSTASNIPNTKGILILGLDDNNNSHADINSAYTDSITYVGANFKDKKAYALPIYRDAYIPVTCTGGQENINRIYMQNGIDCLAESTSAFLGLPVDYYALITMDGLIDIVNALGGVDIVPTGTFCSDYGKDDQNYCFTAGEEMRMSGPQALAYIRYRGASNGENRANRQLELIMALKNECMDNVAKCYVRAVPSLSGAVKTNIPLTEIFNIADIFSDKFDMERLDVIQGQNALTEGGWREFVDEADRAEKTNIIRNEIFHE from the coding sequence ATGGCTAAAAATAATATGAGTCGCAGAAACCGAAAGTCAAACCAATATGAAGATCATGATGATTTGAATGTTGCTTTCTATTTGGATGAATTAGATGATGACGAACTCGATGAATTAGAAGATGAAATTTATGAGTCGCGCGGACGACGCTCACGCAAATCCGGAAAACGCAAAGAAAACCGTACTCATAACAGCAAGCAATATGTTGAACCTAAGAAAAAGAAGAAGCGCCGTTTCTTTCGTATGCGTAATATTGTAGCAGCAGCGCTGGCAATTTTGTTATTGACCCAGTTGCCGGCAATCATCGGCTTATTTTCTGCTTTTGAGTGGCGTACCTTCTCAACTGCTTCGAATATTCCTAATACTAAAGGTATTTTGATTCTCGGTCTTGATGATAATAACAACAGTCATGCGGATATTAATTCAGCATACACTGATTCAATCACTTATGTTGGGGCAAACTTTAAAGATAAAAAAGCATACGCATTACCGATTTATCGTGATGCTTACATACCGGTTACTTGTACCGGCGGGCAGGAAAACATCAACCGTATATATATGCAAAACGGTATCGACTGCCTGGCGGAAAGCACGTCGGCATTCCTCGGGTTGCCAGTGGATTATTATGCACTGATTACTATGGATGGACTTATTGATATTGTTAATGCTTTAGGTGGCGTGGACATTGTACCAACCGGTACCTTCTGCAGTGATTATGGTAAGGATGACCAAAATTATTGTTTTACTGCTGGTGAGGAAATGCGTATGAGCGGTCCGCAAGCACTGGCTTATATTCGCTATCGCGGGGCATCTAATGGTGAGAACCGTGCCAATCGCCAGCTAGAATTAATTATGGCACTTAAGAATGAATGTATGGATAATGTTGCCAAGTGTTATGTTCGGGCGGTTCCGTCTTTAAGCGGTGCAGTAAAAACGAACATTCCTTTAACCGAGATATTTAACATTGCTGATATCTTCAGCGACAAGTTTGATATGGAGCGTTTAGATGTTATTCAAGGACAGAACGCTTTAACTGAAGGTGGCTGGCGTGAATTCGTTGATGAAGCCGATCGGGCTGAGAAAACAAACATTATTCGTAACGAAATTTTTCATGAATAG